The Candidatus Abyssobacteria bacterium SURF_5 genomic interval TTCAATATCTCGATGCCATGTCTAATCTCTCCAAGGGTCTCTTCATGTTCTCCTCCCGGCTTCAGCTGCAAGCGGAGGATATCCAGGCCGAGCGTTATGTTGTTGAGCGGGTTCCTGATTTCGTGTGCGAGCATCGATATCGTCCGGCCGACCGCAGCCAGATTCTCCGCTTCTCGCAGCTTGTCGACCTGCTCCTTGACCATTGCCTCGAGTTTCTCCGACAGATGCCGGTAACGCTCTTCCGATTTCCGCAGCGCATCCTCGGTTTCCTTTATTCGGCTGATGTCGCGGATGACGGTGGACATGTAGCGGATGTTGTTTCTGGAGTCGGCGTGTGCCAGGATCACCTGCGAGACCGGGATCTCTGTTCTTCCATCTCCTTTCAGCACAGCGGTTTCGCCCCGCCAGACAGTTTCCTTTAATGCTATTGGAATGGCTTGGTTGCAGATGATCTGAAGTGCCCACTTGGGATAGAATTGGGTAATGTTCCGGTTTGGAAGATATTCATCCGGACTAACGCCCAGTGTGTGCTTCGCTGATTTATTAAAGTAGAGCACCCGCCCCTGGAGGTCGGCCGTACCAACAAGATCAGGCGTCTCTTCAACAATGGCAACCAGTTGTCTCAGTTGGTCTTCAATTGCCTTACGCTCGGTTATATCCCAATCCAACCCTGCTTGCCGAACAGGCCTGCCGCTTTCGTCCCGCCAACATTTGCCACAACTGTGAATCCACCGAATGCCGCCGTCTTTATGCCGGATACGGTAATCTAAGTCGTGATTGTCCGTACGCCCTGCGAGTATGGAGCGCGTCGCCTCTTCTATTAAGAGAAGGTCTTCCGGGACTATTCGAGCCTGCCACGCCTCGACGGAATCCGGAAATTCATCGTCATTAAAGCCGATGAGGCGCTTCATTTCCGGAGACGCGAATACTTTCCGGGGCACGGGCATGCCCGAATCCGTAAAATCATATTCCACCTCCCAAAGGCCGGCTTTTGAGCCGGAAATCGCGAGGTCCAGCCGTTCCTCAACTAATTTAAGCGCCTGCTCGGAAAGCTTTGATTCCGTGATATCGTAAATAACGCCTTCCACCCGCGAGAGATTTCCCGTTTCGTCGCGAACAGTTCGAATATGCTCGCGAACCCAACGTATTGTTCCATTTTTGTGGAGGATGCGGTATTCCCGCTGCAAGTGGTTCTGTGATCTAGATGCCATTTCCTCGGCGCTTGCCAGCACCTGCTGGAGGTCTTCGGGATGGATGAGACTGTCCCACTTCACCTTCAGATCGAGGAAGTCCTTCCGGGTATAGCCGGTGATTTGTTCCACGGAGCCGTGAAAAAATTCAGGGATGAAGTTCCTATCGCCCCGAAAGGCGATTCCGTGAAAGCTTTCGACAATCGAGCGATATTTTCTTTCACTTTCCTCCAGGTCGCGCCTCAATTTATCCGCTTCTGTGTATCTTTGCCGGAAATTTTCGGATTCGGCTAATCGGGCGCGTAAAATATTTACTTCTGCCTGAAGTTCAGCGCTCGTTTTCTCCAGGTTCTTCATCTGAGGCCTCCGTGTTCAGATGGGGTTCGAGTGCAGCGGGAAGAACCTTGGCATTCGGACATAAGCAGATAGGAAGAAAAGAGATGCTTCTCTGAGGATGGATATTCATCGGGGTCTCCCCGTCGCGGTTGCCAGTGAAGGAATTATAACACATTCTTTCCGAATTAGTGATATCTGTGGATAAAAAAAAGAACATAAGAGAGAATTCTTTCAAGAGCCGACCTTGGGGACGATTGTGTTAGACCTGTAGGAGTACCCTTTAAAGTCCCTTTGAACGGGTGGAAGGTTTTGGGGTTGAAGAGCGCCTGCGGAAAAGCATTAGAACGAAAAGGAAGATTTCTCTCGAACACCGGCATTCTTCCAAATTTTCTGTCCAATTTTTTCTTGACAGCCTTTGACAAATTCTGATAGTATTATTTCGATATCAAACACTTTCACCCCAGCAGTTGACGTAAAATCAGTGTTCGAATAGGAGACATTCAACTCGATGAGTGTGCATATCCCTATTTTTGCGATGTTTATCGTCGCTTTCCTGATCGGAATAGGATTCTTGCTGGTATCGGTGCTGCTCGGGCCGAAGCGGCTCTCGAAGGAGAAGCTCGACCCGTTCGATTGCGGCAATCCCCCCATGGGCACTCCCCGCGTTCAGATATCGATCAAATACTATGTGGTAGCGATTCTTTTTATTCTGTTTGACGTTGAGGCCGTATTTCTGTATGCATGGGCGATCATCTTTCGAGACCTTGGGCTTTTCGGCCTGATCGAGATGTTCATTTTCATCCTGATCCTGGTCGGCGGCCTCGCATATGTGTGGAAAAAAGGAGCGCTGGAATGGGAATAGAATCGGCTCTGCCCGAAGGGATTATCACCACTCGCTTGGACAAGGTCATCAACTGGGGCCGCAAGTGGTCCTTCTTCTGCTACCCGTTCATCACCGCTTGTTGCGGCATGGAGTATATGGCCGCGGCGGCGTCGCATTATGATATTGCGCGTTTTGGGGCTGAATTTCCTCGTTTTTCGCCGCGTCAGGCCGATCTGATGCTGGTGGTGGGCACCATCAGTCATAAGGTGGCGCCGGTGCTGCGACTGGTATACGAGCAGATGTGCGAGCCGAAATGGGTGATGGCAGTGGGCGCATGCGCGTGTTCAGGCGGATTTTATCGGAATTATTCGGTGGTGCAGGGCGCCGACCGCATTATTCCGATTGATGTCTATGTCACCGGTTGTCCTCCGCGGCCGGAGGCATTTCTGGACGGCATCATGAAGATGCAGGCAAAAGTGGATACCGAATCGATCCTCTCGCGCAGGAACTAGAGTTGAGGTTATCGAATGGCTGAAAGCATAACGATACGGAAACTGAAGGAGCGTTTTGGCGACCGGATAAAGGTTGTGCCGTCGCCATTCGACGGAATGGATACCGTCGCCGTCAAGCGTGGGGATATTGCCGACGTGTGCCGGTTCCTGCGCAGGGAAGAGGATCTGGATTATGATTTGTTCCGCGACCTTACCTGCGTTGATTATATCAACGAGACACCCCGGTTCGAGGTGGTCTACCATCTGTATTCGATTTCACATGCGCACGCGGTGCGTCTGAAGGCTCGCGTGCCGGAAGAGGATCCGACCATCGACACGATCAGCGGCATATGGGTCGGCGCCAACTGGTTTGAACGCGAGGCCTACGATATGTACGGTGTCAAATTCAATGGGCATCCGGACTTGCGCCGCCTCCTGCTGTACCCCGAGTTCGTCGGGCATCCGCTCCGCAAGGATTATCCGATCGATAAGGAGCAGCCCCTTGTTCAACTGCGCGAGGAGATGAAAGGGGTGCGGTAAGGGCCGCGCCCGGATGAAGGAACATGGCAGACCTGATCAAAGACCTGACAAAAGAACTTCATACGCAATGCATGACGATGCAGATGGGGCCGTCGCATCCTGCGATGCACGGGACGGTCAAGCTGCTGATCGACATTGACGGCGAGGACATTCACACGGTGATTCCCGAGGTGGGGTATCTGCACCGCGGCTTCGAGAAGATGTGCGAGAACAGCACATATCATCAGGTGATTCCCTACACCGACCGTCTGAATTACGTTTCGCCGTTCATCAACAATGTCGGATACGTGATGGCGGTTGAGAAGATGCTCGGAATTGAGACGCCCGAGCGGTGCCAGTATTTGCGCGTGCTGGCGAGCGAGATATCGCGGCTCACCGACCATTTGACGTGTGTCGGGGCGAGCGCGATGGAATTGGCGGCATTTACGGCGATGTTGTACGCCATACAGGGTCGTGAATGGTTGTGGGAGCTGATTGAGTCTCTGTGCGGGGCGCGGCTTACGACCACGTACACGCGCATTGGCGGAGTGGCCTACGACCTGCCGGAAGGTTTCCGGCCTCAAACGCGAAAGATTCTCGACAAGGTGCAGTCACTTATCGACGACATGCGCGGCCTGCTCGAGAAAAACCGCATCTTCTATGACCGCATGCGCGGAACGGGCGTGCTCAATGCTGAAGATTGCCTCGCTTATGGCGTGACCGGACCGTGTCTTAGAGCGGCCGGCGTGTATTACGACGTGCGCAAGGCGATGCCGTATCTCGTTTACGATCGGCTTGACTTCGAGGTGCCGCTCGGCAAGGCGGGCGACAATTACGACAAGTTCATGGTGCGCGTCTTCGAGATGGAGCAGAGCATCCGCATCATCGACCAGGTGCTCGCGCAAATGCCCGAGGGCCCGATCGCGGTGGATGACCCCAAGGTCACGCTGCCGCCGAAGGAGAAAGTGTACAACTCGATCGAAGGCCTCGTGCATCATTTTAATATCATCATCAAAGGGATTCGGCCGCCGAAGGGAGAAGTGTATTTCGCCGTCGAGGGAGGCAACGGCGAACTCGGCTTCTACATCGTTTCCGACGGCTCGGAAAAACCCTGGAAGTGCCGCTGCCGGCCCCCGTGCTTCCCGATTGTCGAGGCGATGCCGAAGATGCTGGAAGGGGCCATGATAGCGGACATCATACCCACATTTGGCATGGTGAACATGATCGGCGGCGAAATGGACAGGTAACATGGTTGAAGCCATCATTCTCGCAATCAAGATAGCAATCGCAACTCTGTTCGTGCTCAACCTGGCGGGCCTGCTGACGTGGGCGGAACGCAGGCAGAGCGCCTTTATTCAGGACCGGCTCGGGCCCAACCGCGCAAACGTGTTCGGCATCACACTGGCCGGACTGCTGCATCCGGTGGCCGACGGCATCAAGATGATGATGAAGGAAGACTTCATTCCTGCCGGCGCCGACCGCATCGTGCACACGGTGGCGCCATTCATCGCGCTGTTTCCGGCGTTCGTGGTGTACGCGGTTATCCCGTTTGCCGACAAGCTGCCGGTATTCGGGTATGAAATCAACTTTGTCGTGTCCGAGATCAACATCGGTCTGCTGTTCATTGTGGCGGTGATGTCGACCGCGATCTTCGGTGTGTTTCTGGGCGGGTGGGCCTCGAACAACAAGTGGTCTTTGCTTGGGGCGCTGCGTTCGGCGGCGCAGATGATTTCGTACGAGGTCACGCTCGGACTCACGATCATCGGCATCCTTATGGTGTACCAGTCGGTTCGGCTCGATGAGATCGTGCGCGCGCAGGGGAATCTGCTGTTCGGCTTCATCCCGGCGTGGGGCATTGTCACTCAGCCTGTCGCATTCCTTTTGTTTTTTACGGCGGCAATGGCCGAGACCAAGCGGACGCCGTTCGATTTGCCTGAAGGCGAATCCGAGTTGGTGGCGGGCTATTTCCTCGAATACAGCGGAATGAAATTCGGCATGTTCTTCATGGGTGAGTTTGCCGAGCTGGTGGTTATTGCCGGGATCGTGGCGTCGCTGTTTTTCGGCGGATGGCAGATACCGTGGGTCACGACCGATATGCTGCTCGGCTTCTTCAAGTCGGGCCTGATTGTGGCGCTGATACAGATGGGCGTGTTCACGGTGAAGGTGGTCGCGTTGTGCTGGCTTCAGTTGACGGTGCGCTGGACGCTGCCGCGGTTCAGATATGATCAATTGATGCGGCTCGGCTGGAAGATGCTGCTTCCGCTGTCGCTCGCAAATATTTTCGTGACTGGCGTAGTTATCCTGTTGCTGCAATAAGATTAAGAAGGCCTGAGCCGCGCAAGCGTGCCGGGCCCGGAGATGAACAGGCAATGGCATCATCAATCAAAACGAAACTGAATTTCCTCGAGCGCCTGTATTTTCCCGAAATCTTCAGGGGAGTCTATATAACCTCTCGCCACTTCTTCAAGAACCTGTCGAACCCGTTCAAGAATCCGGTCACTATTGAGTACCCCGACAAGAACCGGCCTATCAGTCCGCGCTGGCGAGGACGTCACCGCCTGATGCAGCGCCAGGACGGGTCGTCGCGCTGCGTGGCTTGCATGTGTTGCGCAACCGTCTGCCCCGCCCGCTGCATAACGATTGAGCCCGGCGAACATCCCGATCCGGGCGTCATGAAGCAGCCGATCTCCTTCGACATCGACTACACCCGCTGTGTCTTCTGCGGCTTCTGCGTGGAGGCATGTCCGGTCGATGCCATCCGCATGGACTCGGGCGTCATTTCGCTCGTCGAGTACTCGCGCTCCTCGCTCCAGCTCAACAAAGAGAAACTGCTCGAGCTGGGGAACAGGTAAGAGTTGTTTGCTCCCTTCGGTAACTTCCGCTGAACCATGTCTTTTCAGTCACCCATGCCCTTCGTCTCTCCTTTTTGCGGAGGAGTGGATTGCCATTCCGGAGAATCGATCGGTTTTACACAGCGGAATCCTCTCGCGTCGCTGGCGCTGAAGGGAAAGTCGGCGCCGCGGTAAGCCGAGCGCATACCGAGCGGGCAATAATCCCACGCGCCGCCCCGCATGACCCGGTAAGGAGCCGAGGCCTCATTCAGGGGGTTAAGCCCGGGACTGCGTGAGTAGAAGGCGTCGTCATAATAATCCAGGCACCATTCCCACACGTTCCCGTGCATGTCATAGATGCCGAATGGATTAGGCGGGAAGCTTGCGGCCGGAGAGGTGCCGTCCCAAATGTCCAATTCTTCGGAACCGAAATAATTCGCGTGATCGTGTGAAATCGTGTTGCCGGCGGAGTAGGCCGTCAGGGTGCCGCACCGGCAAGCGTATTCCCATTCAGCTTCGGTTGGGAGGCGTTTGGCCGCCCAGTTACAATAGGCGGTGGCGTCGTTCCAGCTTACCTGAACGACGGGATGGTCCATGATGGTCTCGATGCTGCTTGAAGGCCCTTTGGGATGCCGCCAATCGGCTCCGGCCATCTCTTTCCATTGTTCGTCCCAAATCCAGGCCTTACCGCGTTTTTCCGCGTCGGTGACATAGCCGGTCGCGTCAATGAATTCCTTGAATCTCCGATTGGTGAGCTCGCAGGCATCCATCCAAAAACCAGATACTGATACCTCGTGTTGAGGGCGCTCATTTTTTTCGCCCTGCGCGTCGGGGCTGCCCATCAAGAAAGTCCCGGGCGGGATATAAACCATTTTCTCGTCGAGTTGTATCGGCTCTTGCTTCGAGGCTATTGAAGAGCAAGACGTTGTCGAAACCAGGATAACAAGCATCAAAACCACAAGCGGCAACTCTGTTTTCTTTTTCGGCATCGGTTCACCTCCGTCTGGAGTGGATTGGCCGGCGGAATAATATTTCAGGATACCCATGTGCAAGAAGATCGGTAAAGCGCGTCAGCCGATAAAAAGCTTTGGGCACTCGCGGCAAATGGCGGCTTTTCCGGCCGCATGCGAATGCCTGAAAGCGGCATAAGTTCTTGTTCGCCAAATCCGGGAGAGCGATTGCTCGCTGACGTTGCCGAAAGTGAGAGGTTCCAAAGGTCGCCCATTTGCCTCGACCATCCGCGCCGCCGCATCGGACAGCGGCAAGTTGGTGAAAACACAAGGGGAAACCCGGCCGTCGGCGGAAACGAAAAGGGCGCGCAGGACGTTTTCGGTACAAACCGGACGGCGCTTGCCGGGATGCCTGATTTGGTAATGCACGTCAATATTCAGACGTCCCGCCTCGGCGGCGAT includes:
- a CDS encoding PAS domain S-box protein, with translation MKNLEKTSAELQAEVNILRARLAESENFRQRYTEADKLRRDLEESERKYRSIVESFHGIAFRGDRNFIPEFFHGSVEQITGYTRKDFLDLKVKWDSLIHPEDLQQVLASAEEMASRSQNHLQREYRILHKNGTIRWVREHIRTVRDETGNLSRVEGVIYDITESKLSEQALKLVEERLDLAISGSKAGLWEVEYDFTDSGMPVPRKVFASPEMKRLIGFNDDEFPDSVEAWQARIVPEDLLLIEEATRSILAGRTDNHDLDYRIRHKDGGIRWIHSCGKCWRDESGRPVRQAGLDWDITERKAIEDQLRQLVAIVEETPDLVGTADLQGRVLYFNKSAKHTLGVSPDEYLPNRNITQFYPKWALQIICNQAIPIALKETVWRGETAVLKGDGRTEIPVSQVILAHADSRNNIRYMSTVIRDISRIKETEDALRKSEERYRHLSEKLEAMVKEQVDKLREAENLAAVGRTISMLAHEIRNPLNNITLGLDILRLQLKPGGEHEETLGEIRHGIEILNQLIEELLDFSKPIHLTYARRSVEALAKEALRLILDTLGLGLVKNLQKPLIFWGFDFPEVEM
- a CDS encoding NADH-quinone oxidoreductase subunit A, with the translated sequence MSVHIPIFAMFIVAFLIGIGFLLVSVLLGPKRLSKEKLDPFDCGNPPMGTPRVQISIKYYVVAILFILFDVEAVFLYAWAIIFRDLGLFGLIEMFIFILILVGGLAYVWKKGALEWE
- a CDS encoding NADH-quinone oxidoreductase subunit B — its product is MGIESALPEGIITTRLDKVINWGRKWSFFCYPFITACCGMEYMAAAASHYDIARFGAEFPRFSPRQADLMLVVGTISHKVAPVLRLVYEQMCEPKWVMAVGACACSGGFYRNYSVVQGADRIIPIDVYVTGCPPRPEAFLDGIMKMQAKVDTESILSRRN
- a CDS encoding NADH-quinone oxidoreductase subunit C; the encoded protein is MAESITIRKLKERFGDRIKVVPSPFDGMDTVAVKRGDIADVCRFLRREEDLDYDLFRDLTCVDYINETPRFEVVYHLYSISHAHAVRLKARVPEEDPTIDTISGIWVGANWFEREAYDMYGVKFNGHPDLRRLLLYPEFVGHPLRKDYPIDKEQPLVQLREEMKGVR
- a CDS encoding NADH-quinone oxidoreductase subunit D — translated: MKDLTKELHTQCMTMQMGPSHPAMHGTVKLLIDIDGEDIHTVIPEVGYLHRGFEKMCENSTYHQVIPYTDRLNYVSPFINNVGYVMAVEKMLGIETPERCQYLRVLASEISRLTDHLTCVGASAMELAAFTAMLYAIQGREWLWELIESLCGARLTTTYTRIGGVAYDLPEGFRPQTRKILDKVQSLIDDMRGLLEKNRIFYDRMRGTGVLNAEDCLAYGVTGPCLRAAGVYYDVRKAMPYLVYDRLDFEVPLGKAGDNYDKFMVRVFEMEQSIRIIDQVLAQMPEGPIAVDDPKVTLPPKEKVYNSIEGLVHHFNIIIKGIRPPKGEVYFAVEGGNGELGFYIVSDGSEKPWKCRCRPPCFPIVEAMPKMLEGAMIADIIPTFGMVNMIGGEMDR
- the nuoH gene encoding NADH-quinone oxidoreductase subunit NuoH, with amino-acid sequence MILAIKIAIATLFVLNLAGLLTWAERRQSAFIQDRLGPNRANVFGITLAGLLHPVADGIKMMMKEDFIPAGADRIVHTVAPFIALFPAFVVYAVIPFADKLPVFGYEINFVVSEINIGLLFIVAVMSTAIFGVFLGGWASNNKWSLLGALRSAAQMISYEVTLGLTIIGILMVYQSVRLDEIVRAQGNLLFGFIPAWGIVTQPVAFLLFFTAAMAETKRTPFDLPEGESELVAGYFLEYSGMKFGMFFMGEFAELVVIAGIVASLFFGGWQIPWVTTDMLLGFFKSGLIVALIQMGVFTVKVVALCWLQLTVRWTLPRFRYDQLMRLGWKMLLPLSLANIFVTGVVILLLQ
- a CDS encoding NADH-quinone oxidoreductase subunit I, translated to MASSIKTKLNFLERLYFPEIFRGVYITSRHFFKNLSNPFKNPVTIEYPDKNRPISPRWRGRHRLMQRQDGSSRCVACMCCATVCPARCITIEPGEHPDPGVMKQPISFDIDYTRCVFCGFCVEACPVDAIRMDSGVISLVEYSRSSLQLNKEKLLELGNR
- a CDS encoding formylglycine-generating enzyme family protein; translated protein: MGILKYYSAGQSTPDGGEPMPKKKTELPLVVLMLVILVSTTSCSSIASKQEPIQLDEKMVYIPPGTFLMGSPDAQGEKNERPQHEVSVSGFWMDACELTNRRFKEFIDATGYVTDAEKRGKAWIWDEQWKEMAGADWRHPKGPSSSIETIMDHPVVQVSWNDATAYCNWAAKRLPTEAEWEYACRCGTLTAYSAGNTISHDHANYFGSEELDIWDGTSPAASFPPNPFGIYDMHGNVWEWCLDYYDDAFYSRSPGLNPLNEASAPYRVMRGGAWDYCPLGMRSAYRGADFPFSASDARGFRCVKPIDSPEWQSTPPQKGETKGMGD